The genome window aaccaggaaaaggacataggataatttttaccccgttttctttcttttttttttattccgcgcggacggagtcgcgggtaaaagctagtagcattatattatgtatttaataacctAAAAGGTTATTTACTTGTTAATAACCTAAAAGGTTAttaacaagtaaaaataaaatgtaaataaaagtaagttttcaatttatacactTGAAATGACCTTTGTAGACCTCACTGTGCATTAAAATTTCGGACGTGACATTCGACCTTGCATTTACGTCTAcctaaatttgtattaaatagtatAAGTAGGTAACTAGCAAtacgttttaatgaaaaaaaaaacttgagaggtgtgttgggacactcggatggaacgaagttcctttcaattaataagtgaaggaaccaatgtttattctatgaataaaaaacttaagtcttcacaagaagtacattttatttctatgaattttcgttatatattgtcacgtcgttgccatggtgaagtagcgctcattcgtctatagcaaaaagtgtcgtgacaacttttcgtaagaattttttccgtctagccccctttcataacgtgcgataaggaacttcgttccaataatttaaaagatcatGATCATACCTAAAGACTGGTtatacattgtatttttaaccCTAAATTCAATAAGTCAATAATCACGAAACATGTAGAGACGAGGTCATTGAACTgatcaatgatttttttcatgttcTTGTCTGATTTTTTTTCGGATTCAaaccatttataattttttacgatTGATCACCCCTAATATCTGGTCGACCTTGGCCTCGGCTTATTGAGCCTTAGGTTATGTGTTAGTAAACTATTATTTAActcgtttaattaatattaaagggATCTTAATTTGTGAGTATATCTCAATAAATTATTGCAcatataaacttatttttaatttcgtagcAGATATGTTTCTAGCATCATATGAGTAGTTGATCATAAATGTTTGATATCATTcgtatttctttatttcagtGGATTACGTTGACCATTGGTTCCTGATGAAATCGCCTTTGCCACTCATTTTATTAACAGCATCCTATCTCATTTTCGTATTAAAACTTGGACCAAAATATATGGAAACAAGAAAGCCTTTTAAATTGACAACATTTATAACAGTCTACAATATCCTTCAAGTGACTTATTCTTGTGCtctattgtttattgtaagtatctgcaaataataaagaaaaccaaaataaatcttatacgCACGGCATAGACGTATGTTTTGGTAAGGCATAGAAATAAACAGAGGTTCGTCAAATTCCATATAAGGCGGCCATTACAATGTtcgacgtttttttttatattttgtcaaatttctGAGATAAAgtgaatattgtaaaatatagttatgtgaaaaagtatttttccaGAAATATTACGAATGAACAAGATTTAGCGTAAATTGTAGTTTTCTTATGGATGAGGGTTTCGATTGGAACAAGGTATAATTTTTCTACTTCTTTACGTTGCAGGGTCTTAATTTGATATCAACATACGGACTGCTGAGTTCCTCATGTCTTATGGAAACTGAAGATACCAAGTGGAATGTAAGATTTATGTTGTCATTGTCAATGTGCTACCATATCGCCGCTTTATAATACGACAATAACAAGGCATATTATAAACTgtcaaataattatgaaatccATTCTTGACAGTATTATTCTTGGTATAGTTCGGGCAGTGTATGGATAGAATTACTTCTAAAGCTGTAATGGTCATAATACAACGGattgataaattaacaattttacataCCCTCAGAAGCAAAAGTCGGTATTTTTCGGATATTCtagttcattatttattggctTCATCGTAcgatttaaattcatttatagttttattgtatttaacagACGTTCAAGGACTTGCTAGTTTGAAACGTCAATTGTATTTAATGCAATGtatgcatatattttatacgtttGTGTGTTACGGTTAAATTAGGGCTTCACGAgcctttatattaataaaaattaacgttTGTAAATGATTAGTGCTACAaaactgattaaaaaatagcaatGTGCCTAACTAAATATAGCAGTTCTTTCGTTTCAGGTGACAGTAGGCATTTATTACTACTTCTTCGCCAAAGTTACGGAACTAATGGACACAATTTTCTTCGTCCTACGTAAGAAATATAATCAAGTGACATTTCTACATATCTACCATCATTCCCTCATGATGTGGGCCACTTGGATATCCTTGAAGTACGAACCATCCTACGGCACAGTATTCCTCGGTACCTTGAATTCTTTTGTCCACATCATCATGTACACTTACTATGCGTTATCAGCGTTCCCGGATCTAACGAAATATTTATGGTGGAAGAAATACATTACCATGATGCAGTTGGTAAGTATCCATACATTGAACTCCGAACTCCTAGAGCTTTTTTGAGacataaattgttataattccAAATCTATAGAATAGCATCTATCAGGAATTATATAATTGAGAtgtagaaacggctaaaacactcacgtctaTATATCCGGAgtcgcgaaataataccagtcccactcaccctgatgaagagcccccgaagggctcgaaactagtcggtgacgacaccggatatatagacgtgagtgttttagccgtttctatataagttagtgataatgtctcacgaaagtttgaatcatTTAATTGAGATGTTTCGACCTCACAGACCACAAGCATGAAATAGAAGATAGAGGCATTTATttgtctataaaataaacaaatacgaCGTATGAGACACGTCAATTGCCTATTTGCaattatcacaaaaaaaatgtaataacttGAATATGAAACACGTGTACATCAGTGTACACGTGACTCCATTTTCTGAAGATCTTTAATTTCgaacaatatgtttattgcatattttttcTGTTTCAGATTCAATTCATGTGTATAATTGTGCATGCGGCTGCGAGTCAATTCTACTCCGGCTGTCCCCCGTCATACACTTTATTGATGACAATCATGTTAAACGCTGtactctttatttatttattcggtCAATTTTACGTCAAATCATATCGTAatacacaaaaattaaaagaaaataaaactacatcagaaaaatgtattaaaaggCCAACAGATGTTAAAGTtgattagttattttttattgttatttgtataaattaaatgcagttgtttttaaaatgtatattttttttatttatggacTTGAATATACTAATTTCTCGAGAGGACTGAGTTTGTGTGTGTGATGAATGAGATTCGTATGACTGTCAATGACCAATCATGATTCATCATTCACAAAGTTATATTTGGTcaatttgttatgttttttatttggcaatttatacatttactaaTTACCGTTTAAAAGAATTTGTACAATAAAGTTATGTAAAATGGTTGAGTTGTATCAGGTTCCATTCAACgtataactttattagtacaaaatttaaattatttcctgGTTGTGACATCTCGGTGGGAAGTCTATATTTCTGGCCATTAAAGTATttactttactaatatttcaaCACGTAATATTGTCgaaattaaaactgtttaattATCACACTAACAGTGTGACGaagaattttttatgtttgtactGCAACTTGCGAATATATGTCAATTGTGTGACTTGTGTCGTTTTTAGAAACGAAGGTAAACtattattacagaaaataaaGTTCGTCACTGCTTTAACCTTTTGACCGCCGGGTTATAAAAGAGTATTAGTCGCGTGCCGAAGGTTTGTCGATGAACCCTCCTACGACTAACACAACACATGCTCATTACCGGCAATTAACGCAGTCGATACGcttctgtaattttttaatttgttaagtttacttgttttgttagttattttttgttatattcattaattaaaaattaatgcatggtaataataatgtacttaAAGATAACAGCGATTTTGTTTACTACTTTTATCCTTTCTTCGTCTTTTCGTTACCCGATGGTTTCCCGTCTTCTGATGTGTAGAAACTGGTGAACAACTACTACCgagaatgtttgtttttttagttccatgtaaagtaaatacaataataaatttattgcaataacATGTTTGTCAACCTTACTTACCATCGACGCTGAAGTCATGAGGCCATCGGCAAAGCTCAGCAAAGCATCAGCAAAAGGCAAAAGCAAAACAAACAAGTTTTCATATTTCAAGAATCATGATTTCCTATATAGTCGTgcgattaaaatataattatatgttgttgtatgttatatatatatatatatatatatatatatatatatatatgtttaagctaaaatttaattgaaacactGTCTTAGTTTTAATGGTTAGACccttatattttaagtaatggAACGTGATATGTGATAAAAgctctttgaattttaaacactttacatatgaaaataaaataaaaaatactacttgtagaaataatgtttcaatgaGGTAACTTAGTAACAAtgtaaatgttaacattatttatttttgtccaCAAATTCAATGTCATTGGTGTCgattctaaaattattaattttgtttgaataattactattttttatattaaaaggcattttacttgttttattttttagagatttgtcatttttaagatattccttGGCGTAAaatcttgaaaataaataaattaataataaaatatttaatataagggAGACGAGTAAGACGTAGGATGTCTTGCAGGGGGATAACTGATGGCTTAATAGCATCTGAACTACCATTAGCAAAAATTGtacctgaaataaatacatataaataagtaagatatcgtaaagattttttatgaatGATAACAGCCTGATATGATCGTAAATATCttcttaaataattgaatattagatttatcagCATTTAATTCATTCATCCTGTTTCAAACTAACGCGCTagacaatttataacaatcgtttttttttaacttattatctTGATCGGCTGTTCTAAACGTGCGGCCTTATAAGGAGCGTTTTACTTGTGGAAAATGTACTTGACTGGGTGCGAGGTTTCCCCCTTAAGTTTTACTACCTTGCTCGAGTAAATCCAAAAATCCCCGCTTCGCCTCCCCGTTAAGGGATTTTTGGATTGGGAGGCGAAGCGGGCCTAACTTCTAATGGTTTTGTACTGATTTACCAGatgtttagaaattaaaatcttcCTTTGTTTCTTCTGTATCATTTGAgatttactaaatttaatgaaacaattgtatttaaatgattattttaaacttataaattattattagattaaattttgtaaaattaaaaccgtATTCAACTTACCAATTGCATCTTCGTAATATACTTCTTCCACCACAAGTACTTCGTTAGATTGGGAAAAGCGGCCAGTCCGTAGTAAGCGTACATTATGATGTGGATAAAGGAATTAAGAGTGCACAGAAAAATAGTACTATAAGCCAGATCGTAATTCAGAATGTACCAACTGATCACCAGAGTAAATGTGTGATGGTAAACGTGCAGGAATGAAATCTGACGATCTCGTTTTCGAAGCACGAAGAAAACTGTATCAAGTAATTCACTCAGTTTCGCATAGAAATAGTACTGAATTATTGACTTCGtctgcaaataaaaataataaaaaatataaaatatcaatttggaacatatttttaaggtaTTTCCGCTTCTCTTTCCTAAaaacatttgataaaaaattgcgCACACCTCCGTACTAGTCAATGTTCTAAAGAACCGTTTCCTTTATATGGTGTCAATCGTTAGGTACATTTGGGATAGTAATTTAACATACTcatataagtatatattttctaaaatacagaatttattaacataatgcGTAATCTTACttacttttatctttaattcTGAACTGTCTGTTATACATTGACGTTGAATAATCAAACCATTTTGCAGTAAAAGTTCAGTTCCCTGAAAAATGAGTATAAGAAGTAAATTAGGCTAGAAATTGTACTAGATTGTGATTTTTCTTCTTTGTACATGAGAATGTAgcgaaaacataaataattaacattgcaATTACTCCTTGCgtttgttttacatattcaagatttatacaaatactagctgtcgtacGAGAATCCATCCGCgaggagttaaaaaaaatcttaattagtagtaaTCTTATTTAGTagacctatgtgttcttctaggcTATGTATATCATACATCTATGCCGTTTTTGAGATACCtcgtaacaaacatccatccatccatcccaacattaatatttataatattagtaagatttaaatatattttgtgtagaTGTAAAAGTATTGGGAATATGAAGAACTAACTATGGAgaatatatcaaaaattgttttattttaacgctattgaaagagtaaaaaattaacaaggaattaagtcaaaaataaTCTCAACCCGCTAACGACTTTTCGTTTTgctatgataataaaattttaatatgatgtTGCGTGCTTTATCATCCAGAATCAGCACGTCTGAGACCGAAATATAAGTTCGGTACTAGTTTCTGACATCGAATGATCATTTTCAGTCGTCtatccttttttaattatgtcaccgtttttttaacattccagcatgtaaaagaaaatatatacttacaaCACTGAATACGAAGAGAGAAGCAGCCACTTGAAGCATGTTATAAACAACGAGCATAATTCTCAATTCTAAAGCTGACCTTTTCCTCATTAACTCGGGtccaaattttaaaacaaatgctaAATATGCCACTACAATGGTCATTATGGTTATGGGAGATGACATTAAAAACCATTCTTCTATGTTGTCAACTATAAAATGCAGAAAACTATGAAgacacaaattattaaaaaaatttttagatCATCACATATTTcgtttataaaaagatttttttatattacaaggtggcaaacgagcaagtggccacatgaattcgccgaaatggcgaagcgaccgctgccgcaattgcagatgcgttgcctaccctcaatcgacgaaggaggagacgcacaaaaagaaatatttaaccttcctacgCATCTCCAccttcatcaaatccacctccccttcccatcctttccttataagaaaattcaCGTTCCTTATAAGGTATTTCACCGGGTGAGCCGGACAATTCgagcaactgatgttgttgc of Papilio machaon chromosome 6, ilPapMach1.1, whole genome shotgun sequence contains these proteins:
- the LOC106709812 gene encoding elongation of very long chain fatty acids protein encodes the protein MKSPLPLILLTASYLIFVLKLGPKYMETRKPFKLTTFITVYNILQVTYSCALLFIGLNLISTYGLLSSSCLMETEDTKWNVTVGIYYYFFAKVTELMDTIFFVLRKKYNQVTFLHIYHHSLMMWATWISLKYEPSYGTVFLGTLNSFVHIIMYTYYALSAFPDLTKYLWWKKYITMMQLVPFNV